The sequence ACCTCCCTGCGAGGCAGCGAAGGTTATCACTGAAGATAAAGCTAACGACagtgacccctaaaaattgctAAAGTTTAAGCAATTGGCTTGGTGATTGTTCAAAGCAAATGACTGCGTTCGAGGAAGAATGAAGacgaagtgaagacgtagcatttatttcattgttcttcttctttcattgagtcataggaccaccatactattaagaggggtatagctgTGAGAGAAATCTATTTgtgctccgagcaaatacttgccagcaagagactgtgatcttcttcgctgcgagagatttgcctcggaccgaggagttagcattacttgttcctcaagtaatgttaccgttgctccaaaAATCTGATCATTGAgaacgtgtcggttggccattggctggacctcgtgtccaaaatggtcatttcccatctgggaaggctgcggccataaatagccaccccgcgtcggctttgtccggtggctgctccgtttgatttctgagaagattgttgagcaaccctctctctgagcgatttgagtttaaaatccaccgagagaaaaaccctagagccgaagaattagatagtggttcggcatcactggaatctaagtttagtatgctccgcctattactcttgagagctgcaaactctttAGACACTTAGGTATCAAGTTCTTCAGAGACCAAGATTAATTGTGGTTCTCGAATAAGAAGTCTataaaggtttggagatcgccttcAATACCACGAGTAATCGGCATCAGTTGACGAAtcaattgtcgaggagaatagggtgaagagagtttatcttccgtgttaagtcacaacccctccaaccagacgtaatccttgtgcagaaggatgaactggtcgaacaaattccTTCTCGCCATCGAGCACCACCGATTACCTCTGTTACTCTAGTTTACTTCCGATGCATCTTATTCATGTATATTGCTTCGATGTATGTTTCAGTTTCTCTTTGATTATCTGTTATAGTTCTTCGTAGTTTGTTAGTTGTTTATTCCACTGCTGGGTTCTGAGAGATTTAAGTTTTctgaagaaaatttaaaactcccattcaccccccccccctctggtagacatacttcgttcctaaagtggttatatcatttaatttggtaaggtgtgccacaacagtttcagtttcatagccatggaaaggatcagattcaaccaaagtaattaactctgggtcgacagagaattcataatccttatcatcaacaaagataggtgaagtagcaaacttaggatcacatttcattctagcattgaaAGATTTTTCtgtcagtttgcataataatttcttaagatcatctctatcattgcaagcaagaaaatctctagttgtctcctcatccataacataaccttcgggtaccttaggcaattcatatctaggagagctaggtctaataggtgtttcaagattttcagtttcaagtacttcatcagtttcaataatttcatcagttttcgCATTCTCGACATCTTTAGCTCtggcaatttgttcatcaagaaattcacctagtggcatattatcgtcaagcaaggtactagcatcatcatgagtagcatttatggaagtagcatcatcaataacttgcgacatatcaggattaatagcatgtggtggtgttgcaagtctacgcaaaatagaaggtgaatcaagtgcagagctagatggcagttccttacctcccctcgtcttagaggaaaaaaatcttagtcttggtatccttcagattcttcgtagtgataaatagataataatcccaagtgactcaacaaatataactatgctccccaacaacggcaccaaaaaaaggtcttgataacccacaagtataggggatcgcaatagttttcgagggtagagtattcaacccaaatttatggattcgacacaaggggagccaaagaatatttgcaagtattagcagttgagttgtcaattcaaccacacctgaagattaaatatctgcagcaatatgatcagtagcacagtaatatgatagttttgatagcagtgatAATAGTAGCAGTAACTGTAACAGTGATATCAACGATtctgtagcagttgtaacagtaacaatagcagtagtaacttagcaagaacaatatgtaggaaattcgtaggcattggatcggtagattccttggatgatattcatcatataacagtcataacatagcgcaatacaaaactagctccaattcataaatattatgtaggcatgtattccataaatagtcatacatgcttatggaaagaacttgcatgacaccttttgtcctaccctcccatggtagcggggtccataaggaaactaagggatattaaggcctccttttaatagagaaccggaacaaagcattaacacatagtgaatacatgaactcctcaaactacggttatcaccgaaaagtatcccgattattgtcaccctggggtttatggatcataacatgtagtaggcgaatatgacttgcaagatcgaatctagaacatAGGTATAATGGTGAAAATATAaacgattcagatctgaaatcatggcacccgggcccaaagtgacaagcatttagcatggccaagtcataacaacatcaatctcaaaacataatggatactagggatcaagccctaacaaaactaactcgattacatgatgaatctcatccaactcctcaccgacaaaCGAGCCTACgagggaattactcactcccggtggagagCATCATGGGATTGGTGATGgaaaagggttggtgatgacgaagatcaaagatccccctctctggagccccgaacggactccagctggcctcccggtgaagaacaggaggtgtcggcggctccatatcgtgaaacgcgatgataATTTCTCTCTGATTTTCCTCTCCAAATATAGGTATTTATAGAGTCGGAATCAGGGTCTGGGGGCCACCaagtgggaacaacccacctgggcacgcctggaggggggcgcgccctggtgggttgtgctcacctagggGGGGCcaccggtggttcttggctccagtgttttttatttattctgaaataattctccaaaaagtttcgttccattccgagaacttttatctcggcacaaaaacaacaccatggtagttctactgaaaacaacgttagttcgggttagtttcattcaaatcaagcaaattagagtccaaaacaagaggaagatacgacagagacgtatcaggggAGATGGTGAAGTGACAGTTGGACATGAAGTGCCATATCTAAATACCATCGAAGCACTCATATATCTTGCAAAATATGTCAGGCCTGATACTATAGTTTTTGGCAATTTATTGAGAGTGCAATTCACCGAAAGGTATAAGGTTTGTGTAAGGAGTATCCTCGGATATATCCAGGGCACGAAGGGTCTTGGTCAATTCCATCCAAAAAATCAAGATGTGACCGTGGTTTGATATATTGATAATGGCTAATTATCTGATCCCACAATGCCATATCAAAGACAGGGTTTGCTGGAAGAATATTTTGAGGGAAGTCTTCATAATAGACTCTAAACGAGTCCTTCCATTGATCATTCTATTTTATTTGAAGCATCACAAAATGTGGATGACTTCATAGAATGATTGGCCACATGTGAAATCATGTGGAGATTATCATTATCTAGCAAGATAATGTCACTTGTATTGCTTACGGGTTATATTTATCCTCATGAGTTACAGAAATGTAAGAGGGTAATTTGCAAACAAATTATTATGATATTCACAATATCTCTACCAATGTTTATATTCCAGAACTAGGTTCATGGAATTGGTATGAGATAACATTGAGGtttgcaaagttcagggggagtAAAATCCAAGTTTAACCCATTGGTGATCTTCCGATCACTcatattgtactctttttccctttaTGAGTTTTCCACGATAGTTTCTCATATAAGGTTTTTAACGAGACAATATAAATACAAGTGCGGATATATGCCATATTGGTTTCTCCTTATATTTTTCCActgggttttaaaggagtttttgATGGCATATATATATTATAAGGTTTTTCCTTAATTTTTCCCACTAGGTTTTCGGAGGAATTTTTCAGTTTGCAATATACAAATGACGAATTGATCAAGGGTGAGTGTTGAGAAATAAAACATGTCATCAATTGTATGAGAGGGATGCCTCCTAGGAGGTGTCTGTTGGGGAAGAGGTGTCTCCCCAAACACCCCTTCAGCATGTATATAAGTGGGTCTCCCACATTGCAATAGATCTAGTGAATCATTCAGACTCCTCGTTTGTCTCTTTTGTTTTCACTTTACAATAGATTGCATGCCTAGTTTTAACTACCTGTTGCTTGATTTGATTATCATCTCTATCACATTAAACCATGTTTATCTATTGTTTTTTGGATTAAGCTTAATGCGAAATTGCTCAATTATTTAACATTGGTCATGTGAGACCTCTGTGGTTGCTCACCACAGACTCCAACAAGAAGCAATGTTGCCTCCCATGCGGCATCAAGGCCACAAGGAATAAGAATGATCACCATTCTGCCTGAGGATTGGACGACTCATCAGAGGGGGGTGGCCGGCAAACAAGGACGTCGTAGCTCCTCCGGAAACCATCATCACTGAGCTCCAGATCCCCATCGCACGCCTCTAGATCCATGTTGAAGGTCCTTTCACAGGCAAGGGACAACAACCTCGCCAGAAGCTTGGATCAGGAGAGATGCAGCAGAGCAAACCCGATCCATGACAAGGGACATGCCCAAATCCCGAACCTTCACCACAATGGCTAGGAAAGAGGAAGAAATCTAGCAAGGTAGATCAGCTCAGTGTAGCCATGCTCTTATTTAGGGAGCAAGCggcagcccccccccctcccgccccctcctcctccatcaTGGAGAAGCAAAGAGGTTCTTGTCGGGAGCGACACATGTAGTATGAAGGCAGCGACGGGCTGGACTCCATCAGCATAATGACAGACACCGTCAAGGCAAATCCAGGCCGAAGCCTCAAACCTAACCGGCTATATACAAAGGAGACCCAACCTCCTCCCCTACCCTCATGAAGAGGGAGGGAGAAGCCGGGGACTCTCGAGAGAGGGGGGGCTAAGAAGGAAGGGAAAAGAATCAACCATTCCGGTACACATTTAAACTTGAGCACTGCGCTCCGCCTTCCAtccttacactactggaatcaggatctttgccgccagctggttctttgccatccgctagctgatggcgaagaaggtctttgccatcaggtTAAAGAAAACTAATGGCAAAAaagaagctgacggcaaagataatGTTTGCCGTGAGCTACCTCGTTGTCGCCTGCTAGCTGACGGCATAGAAGCTctgccatcagctagcggacggcaaagaggtagGGTGGGGCACTAGCGAGGGCCACCTAAcgaccactttctttgccgtctgtctttgccgtccgctagcagacgacaaagaaagtggccaacTAACGTctgttagctaggctctttgccgtccgctagcagacggcaaagagttgtgACCTAAACTAAAAAGCGGCCAACCCCACgtccctctctcccccctctctctccctccctcatcacacccgcgccgccgcccccatgcCCGAGCCGCCCCCGGCGCCCCGCCCCACCGCTCCGATCCGCCCCGGTGCCCCTCTCCTCCACCCCCGCGGTCACCCCGCCGCTCCGACGCCCCCTCCTCCATCCCAGGCACCCCCTTCCGCGCCTGAAGGCGAGAcatccctctttttcttttttcttttctttttttttagatttagtttaattaggtgtagtttaatttaggcttggtttagtttaggttttgtttttgttttttaggtttagatttagtttaggttaggttaagtttattaggtttagtttaggttaagaagaaagatgaaagatgaaaagaaataagaagaagaagaagatgaagaagaggaggaggaagaagaagattaggGGTGCATCACCGACGAAACCGggtcgagcgggttagggggttcctcgatgtcgatggaaccctaaatagcaagtatcgtcggtgcgagatacatgtggccgtcggtgtcgaacactacatccacgtcccacaagtgatgtCGGCGTCCGGCGTCCCACAAcaacagttctcggcgtcgatggcgatcgaacaccattgcgaatttgtcttGCAGCCTCTGCGGTGACGATTAAaagccaagtgttgaaacttgaaacacccaaactgactcacgtcggtttggttgtttgaactttcaaaacttggctttaatcctcatcgcaaagGCTGCAAAACAAATTCACTTAAAGAAAAACCAACAAAAGTAAGGTATCCCATCTCCCTTAAAGAAAAACACCACTTAAGATGGTTACAAGGAGAGGATCGTGACCAAAAGAGAGTTATCATTTTGTCTTCTACCTTGTGCTTCTCTCCTACCCAGCGCCCCTCTTCTATGTGCAAGCTATTCTAGACAGCGCTGCATCCTATCCAGTGAAAAAATAGGCTGACCTTATAATACGTTATTATCGAGACGTTCTACACTGATTTATTTGGCGAGCTATTCCTCATgaagctatagcgcgctattttttccGGTGATCCTACCACGGCTAGCCGGCAGCAAGGCTACAAAGCCAAACCGCCTGTCAACCACAATTATTACCTGAGATCTGGTACTTAGATGCGGTGCAAAGGCTGGGAAAGTCACTCCTCCATTATTCAAAAAAATAACTCATTTTTGCTTGCAGAAGGTCACTGAAACAGAACAGACGAACTGATGTTTGGGAGTTATGTGATTTATCTTTAAACTGCAGCTACTAGTGACGTAAGAATGCAGGGACTTTCTGGAACTTATTTAATCATTAGCGCACAGGTATTTTCGCAGATCAAAGTTTCACTTGATCAAAGTttcacttgtactccctccgttccgaaatagatGACTGAACTTTGTActgttgagtcatctattttggaacggagggagtaacatatttTCTCCTGAAGGCCTCGAAGATTTACTATTATATCACAGTTTCTAGTAGCATAGACAACTGAAATCCACAGGGTATATTAGATGTTACGTTATACACCAACACGCCATCCTGTACCGTAGCCTTCCACTGAAACCAAAAGAGAGAACAGAAGGACGGGAACCGCCGGGAATAAGATCATGAGCTTTATTCTTGCACTATTAAAACTCTATTACTACGACACCGGTGCACGCGACATCTAAAATTATGAGAAAAACCTTATTCTCTTTTTCTTGCCCTCTATCACTCTATGACTCCAATGTCAAATCTGAAGGAAAGAACTTAGTCTCCAATCCGCCGCACGAAAGAGACAAGCAACTGAAATGCTTCATCTTTAGTTCTGCACCACAGCTATGCATCCTTCAAGGAGAATCAGATCCCATACTCTCCATTATATTCTGCTAATGGATCATTAATGATGCAGACAAAAATTATATGGGGAAGATGGATCAGGTCACGAGACACCGTACGCGCAAGTTCTTCTGATGCCACAGACTGCACAATATCCCGCAGGCAGGCAAACACATATCTCTCATGAGAGTTTGTGGCTCGAAATCAGCGAAGGAAGACTCAACAGATGTATAATCTGCCTGAATCCATCTATCACTGGGGTCCACATGTCGGTTGCTTCTCATGCGTATTAAGGAGTTCAAAATAAGTTCATGGCAGACAACATCCTTTGCAACCAGACAAGCAGAGATTTTAGCTCGGAAATTCTGTAATTACTTTTCTTCAAGCTGTGTTCCCATCTCTTCTCCCTTTCTTCACGAAAACTGTATTCCTTCGTTGCTAACAAGGTACAACCAGCACCAGTAGGGCTGTCTCATGATTCTCCAAGTAGAAACAGTACTGCCATAGGACAGTACTTGGCCAGATTTGACTTCAGATTCTAGGAGCATCAGTTCTCATGGTGTTTGGTCCATTGGTGTCCAATCAAGCTCAAACCTCTGCTCAAGTAGAAGCCAACGACTGTGAATAAAATCGTTCATGATCCTCTGTAGGAGCTTGTCAAATCATTCATATCCTACCAGATGTGCAGTCCGTGTGACCCTTGCCATGGTGGTAGCGTTCCAAGTAGAAAACTACAGCTATATATACCAGGGTTGGGGAGGAGAGAGGTACCAACCAAGAGGGAACTGCCATCGGTTGCTTGACCCCAAGGAGGAAAGAACAAACAGTAGCAGATTTTAGCGCCTCCCCAGCCTTTGTTGATGGGCCGCAGTGCAATTGCAAAATCGACTGGTCTTCTCCGGTAAGTAGCCTCTAGCATCCCTCTAAACCTGCAATATGGTAGATTCCAGAACGATGACATTCAAACATTACTGTAATCTAAAGATTGTTCATATCCTAGTGATGAGAAACTTGAATTGCTAAATGCAACATCATTATGCTGATATGCTCCATAAAGTAACTGCCTGGATTGTGATATGCAGGGAAGTTAAGAACAGGCAAAGCTCTAACCTTACGAGCCGGGTGCAGCCAACAAAAGCAAGGTCGGCAGAGACAGCACTGTGGGTGCCACACCCAAGGACAGGGATCTACTACCCCAGGGGCTTTGAGTGGGTCATGGAGGATGTCCCAAGCAGCGCAGCAACGTTCCAGCAGACATACTGGCTCAGGAGCGGCGACGCAGAGACAGCAAGCTCCCCACGTCAACCGACGGCACAGCTGCCTTTGATAACCCATTTCTGTGAATGCATAAGAGGCCTCACACTGGAAGAATCACTGATAGCAGCAGTTCTACAAGCCACCACCATTGTTGCCAGGTCGATACATAATATGATAAACCAGCTGCTCAGATTTCCAGCATGTAGGCACCGCATCCACCGAAAGATCAGTGTTAAACTCTGCATTAATCTTCTCTATTGCATTCTCATTTTCACTGATTTTACTTAAATAAAAGCCGCACCTGATTGTAATATTTGGAACATTTTGAGCTAACAGTTTTAACTCTCAACCTTGTTGCAAAAATTAGCCTACTAATTATAGTCTTCAGAAAAAAAAATACAGCCTTCAGTTTTGTTTCCCCTTGTAGGGAAGAAATTATGCAGGGGAGTCATGAGTTCACAATAGTGCTCAATGTTTTTATGCACATTCTATTACAACAAGATTGTAATTAACCATATCCAGACATAATGCACTACACACATAAGTGAATTACAGGTACTTAACAAGAGTAACAACAAACACTTGGAGGGTGCACCCAACCAAGAGAATGTTAATGGACAATATTAGCCAAATATGAAGACCGTAATCCGAAACGAAAACAATACATGGATTATCCTCATTCTGTTACTATGAAAATGTCCAAGTTCATCAAAACATCAAAATGCTTTCAAACAACTTTCCAGGTAGACAATTGACTACAATCAAGGGGGCAATGGTAACATTGCCTGTGCCAAATGTATGATCGCAGCTATACTAGCCATAAGGACGAGACTTTTCAACAAGCCCTGGCGAAGCAAGCTTTGGTGCTTCATCTCCTTCAGACTTTTTCTGAAACTCAATGCCCTGAAACTGGACCCTTGAAGATCGA comes from Triticum aestivum cultivar Chinese Spring chromosome 5B, IWGSC CS RefSeq v2.1, whole genome shotgun sequence and encodes:
- the LOC123110884 gene encoding uncharacterized protein, coding for MGRSAIAKSTGLLREVKNRQSSNLTSRVQPTKARSAETALWVPHPRTGIYYPRGFEWVMEDVPSSAATFQQTYWLRSGDAETASSPRQPTAQLPLITHFCECIRGLTLEESLIAAVLQATTIVARSIHNMINQLLRFPACRHRIHRKISVKLCINLLYCILIFTDFT